In Candida dubliniensis CD36 chromosome 6, complete sequence, the following are encoded in one genomic region:
- a CDS encoding azole resistance protein, putative (Similar to S. cerevisiae AZR1;~In S. cerevisiae: plasma membrane transporter of the major facilitator superfamily, involved in resistance to azole drugs such as ketoconazole and fluconazole), translated as MSNQENLHPYLKRPSIKRPLNLLVRLSANFSEIRLPYLDDVSLPKSPLEKDKTIHQCEPVDIKSDYDIEGCTVGRNSFSYELEEIDATSSYYDYDDDDDMKSNNISISQTTLAMSTSTTTATLTEMGNSSTIKNFKPKEYYYEADAGDGTHAIDQYVTGFRLGLTLFSCIISLFLVVLDQTIVTTIISDVGNKFKSFDKIGWLTSGYLLPMACLSLLNSKIAIIFGRKNCLLMGILIFEIGSLIAALSKNMSMLIGARVIQGLGGGTIQSMISIILTESVPISKRSLSYALLGITYSCSFLGPIIGAAILTHLNWRWCFYINLPIGGTAFIVLLIGFNPPKVTGNIKDKLKKIDYMGIFLLTTGLVLILLGLSFGGSKEFKWNSGYIIQNFIVGGFSIMAFLIWTFKYSPNPMILSIFIKKFTILCACISAFTNFAVFIALITYLATYFQVVFNKSAFKSSIAILPMIVSVVIASMLNGPFIRRTRNVKIPMIISGIFAPVGATLLLMLDKDANNSKQIGCQIVIGVSIGLQFQPSLLSAQLELPKDVEGSLIMITVFMSFLKSLGGTLGVIIAQLVYNNSVSVNFKNLLNDLDTTSIQYKTISRFNANEIVATPDLLWSAIPDSNIRGLVLDKVIVHALKNVYYVSIGLGVVCAIASLWTTNKKVPKDEDVRK; from the coding sequence atgtcaaatcaagaaaatttaCATCCATACTTGAAGAGACCATCAATAAAACGACCACTTAATCTATTGGTACGACTCAGTGCCAATTTTTCAGAAATTCGACTTCCTTATTTAGATGATGTTTCATTACCAAAATCTCCTTTGgaaaaagataaaactATTCATCAATGTGAACCAGTAGATATAAAATCCGATTATGATATTGAAGGTTGTACTGTGGGTAGAAATAGTTTTCTGTatgaattagaagaaattgatgcCACTAGTAgttattatgattatgatgatgatgatgatatgaaaagtaataatatcaGTATTTCTCAAACTACTTTAGCCATGtcaacttcaacaacaacagcaacacTAACAGAAATGGGTAATTCATCAAccattaaaaattttaaaccaaaagaatattattatgaagCTGATGCTGGTGATGGTACTCATGCTATTGATCAATATGTCACTGGTTTTAGATTAGGTTTAACACTTTTCAGTTGtattatttcattatttttagtaGTTTTAGATCAAACTATAGTGACAACAATTATTAGTGATGttggtaataaatttaaatcatttgataaaattggtTGGTTAACTTCAGGATATCTTTTACCAATGGCatgtttatcattattaaatagTAAAATTGCTATAATAtttggaagaaaaaattgtcTTTTAATGggaatattaatatttgaaattggttCATTAATAGCTGctttatcaaaaaatatGTCAATGTTAATTGGTGCTAGAGTAATACAAGGTTTAGGTGGTGGTACTATtcaatcaatgatttctATAATTTTAACAGAATCAGTTCCAATTTCTAAAAGATCATTATCATATGCATTATTAGGAATCACTTATTCTTGTAGTTTTTTGGGTCCAATTATTGGTGCAGCAATATTAACTCATTTAAATTGGCGATGGTgtttttatataaatttacCTATTGGTGGAACAGCATTTATTGTTCTTTTAATAGGATTTAATCCTCCTAAAGTAACAGGAAATATTAAAGATAAACTTAAAAAAATCGATTATATGGggatttttttattaactACTGGacttgttttaattttattaggTCTATCATTTGGTGGTAgtaaagaatttaaatGGAATTCAGGttatattattcaaaattttattgttgGAGGATTTCTGATTATGGCATTTTTAATATGGACATTTAAATATTCTCCAAATCCAAtgattttatcaatttttattaaaaaatttactaTATTATGTGCTTGTATTTCTGCATTTACCAATTTTGCCGTATTTATTGCTTTAATTACTTATTTAGCAACTTATTTTCAAGttgtttttaataaatctgcttttaaatcatcaattgcCATTTTACCAATGATTGTATCGGTGGTAATTGCTTCAATGTTAAATGGACCTTTTATTCGTCGTACAAGAAATGTGAAAATACCTATGATAATTTCTGGAATTTTTGCTCCTGTTGGAgcaacattattattaatgttgGATAAAGATGCTAATAATTCTAAACAAATTGGTTGTCAAATTGTTATAGGAGTATCTATTGGATTACAATTCCaaccatcattattatctgCTCAACTTGAATTACCCAAAGATGTTGAAGgatcattaataatgatcACAGTATTTATGtcatttttgaaatcattaGGAGGTACTTTGGGTGTTATTATAGCTCAACttgtttataataattctgTGCTggttaattttaaaaatttactTAATGATTTGGATACTACTTCTATTCAGTATAAAACTATTCTGAGATTTAATgctaatgaaattgttgctACTCCAGATCTTTTATGGTCAGCAATACCAGATTCAAATATTCGTGGACTCGTTTTAGATAAAGTTATTGTTCACGCTCTTAAGAATGTGTATTATGTATCGATTGGTCTTGGTGTTGTTTGTGCCATTGCATCTTTGTGGACAACTAATAAAAAAGTCCctaaagatgaagatgttCGTAAATGA